A genomic window from Solanum dulcamara chromosome 11, daSolDulc1.2, whole genome shotgun sequence includes:
- the LOC129872500 gene encoding uncharacterized mitochondrial protein AtMg00810-like produces MGNKRDPVLEDVVGYQKLIGKLIYLTITRPDICFVVQVLSQFMQSPKKSHLEDAMRVVKYLKGPPGLDLFFPSNSTLELSVYYDSDWTACASTRRSVTGYVVKLRGALLSWKSKKQQTVSRSSVDVEYRSMTVAVAELTWVQPQLISTTSQLADVLTKSLGTAQHQKLVSKIVFSRSWQSSYGNIVRLLKKKKNISNCTNKVKKQVDYGMYGGRNDYKLKSYSRTNSFYAEAIKDCLDFIKRNSLSLEENPVLSCES; encoded by the exons ATGGGAAATAAGAGAGATCCTGTACTAGAAGATGTGGTTGGTTATCAAAAGTTGATTGGAAAGTTAATCTACCTTACTATCACCAGACCAGATATATGCTTTGTTGTGCAAGTGCTTAGCCAATTTATGCAAAGTccaaagaaatctcatttaGAAGATGCAATGAGAGTAGTGAAATATCTCAAAGGACCACCAGGTCTTGATCTATTTTTTCCTTCTAATTCAACACTTGAGCTAAGTGTCTACTATGATTCTGACTGGACAGCTTGTGCTAGCACGAGAAGATCAGTCACTGGTTATGTGGTGAAGTTAAGGGGAGCTCTTCTATCTTGGAAGTCTAAGAAACAACAGACAGTAAGCAGGAGTTCAGTAGATGTTGAATATAGGAGCATGACAGTAGCAGTAGCTGAGCTAACATGG GTTCAACCTCAGCTCATTTCCACAACTTCACAACTTGCAGATGTGCTGACTAAAAGTTTAGGGACTGCTCAGCATCAAAAGTTAGTATCCAAAATTG TTTTCAGCAGATCCTGGCAATCGTCTTATGGGAATATTGTTCGtttattgaagaagaagaagaatattaGTAATTGTACAAATAAGGTGAAGAAACAAGTAGATTATGGTATGTATGGAGGGAGAAATGATTATAAGTTGAAGTCTTACTCACGTACAAATTCATTTTATGCTGAAGCTATTAAGGATTGCTTAGATTTTATCAAGAGGAATTCTCTTTCACTAGAGGAAAACCCAGTTCTCAGCTGTGAAAGTTAA